The Ananas comosus cultivar F153 linkage group 4, ASM154086v1, whole genome shotgun sequence region TCTCCTTCTTATGGTTATTTTGACCTTCTAGCTTTGCAAATTAATCTGCAaggaaattttatttctcatcTGTAATGCGCATATGCATGACGCATGAAAGCAGGCCACAGTGAAGTGGTATCAGTGTTCCATGACCGATTTCTTCAACTCCATACCACGCGCTCCTGGGATTTCCTAGAGACGGAATCGGGCCTGCGATCACAGCGGCTAAATCGCCGAGCATCTAATGATGTCATCATTGGCATCATCGATACCGGTAATTCTTTCATGCAGAGATTTCTTAACATTTACGTAACTAAAAGAGAGATTTTTCTACTTCTTCAACCATGAATGATGGAACCTGCACCAGATGATTAATATAGCATAATCACCAATTAGTTATACaataaagaacaagaaaaatacAAATGCCAACTACTCACAACGTATAACGAGTGCGATTAACTTTGccaagctcttttttttttttttttttttttgctatttcagGTATATGGCCCGAGTCGCCTAGTTTTAATGATGCAGGGTTAGGTGAGGTCCCTTCAAGGTGGAAAGGCGTATGTATGGAAGGATCTGATTTCAAAAAAACTGACTGTAATAGGTAAAATATTGCACTACAAGTGAAGTTTCTGAGAAAATTTTTACTTTCAGAAACTTAGGATGCCCCTAAAagctaatatataatatacataataCATCCTTGAATTTCTGTTTTCCATCATATATTTTGGCATGTGGAAAGAAGAAcaattttattcattttctttctaaatGGATTCTCTCTTTTACTCAATCTATACTAGGAAGCTCATAGGTGCAAGATACTACAACAACCTAGCCGAATCAACACAACCACCTACAAACAAGTCCCAAATTCCTGAAATCACTTCATTTGGATCACCAAGGGACTCGGTCGGCCACGGAACACATACCTCATCCACTGCTGCGGGTTCAATTGTAACGAATGCCAGCTACTACGGTCTCGCACAAGGAGTAGCAAAGGGCGGCTCTCCGTCGAGCAGAATTGCAATGTACAAGGCATGCTCTCTTGGCGGATGCGCAGGCTCCACTGTACTAAAAGCCATCGACGATGCGATAAACGACGGAGTTGACATTATCTCGATATCGATAGGAATGAGCTCCATTTTCCAGTCGGATTTTCTTAGTGATCCTATAGCTGTTGGAGCCTTCCATGCAAATCAAAAGGGGGTTTTGGTGGTTTGCTCGGGCGGAAATGATGGACCAGACCCTTTTACTGTGGTTAATTCAGCTCCATGGATTTTAACCGTGGCGGCCTCAAGCATTGATAGAGCTTTTCAGTCCACTATTGTTCTTGGCAATGGAAGTGTTTTGAAGGtacaaaacttcttttttttttttacttttcttttccttttagatTGCAGAGATAAATGTTCTTCTGTAATATATCAAGAGTGTTTCTCACCTCAGGGATCGGCGATAAACTTCTCTAACCTTAGTCGGTATGAACAGCACCCACTTGTCTTTGGGGCAGATGTAGCAGCAGAATTCACACCAGTATCAGAAGCAAGGTTTTTTCCTTTCATTGTTGCTGATTCCTAGAATTTTGCTTTGAGATTATTCTCTCATTACGTTATTTTGATAACAGTAACTGCTATCCTGGATCACTGGATGATGATAAAACTGCCGGAAAAATAGTAGTTTGTGTGGATACCGATCCAACTGTTTCGAGGAAAGTGAAGAAGTTGGTGGCTGAAGGGGCTCGCGCAAAAGGTCTGATCTTGATAGATGAGGTTGAGAAAGGAGTGCCATTTGATTCTGGAAGCTTCCCTTTCTCCCAACTCAGTAATGATGCAGGGGCTCAGATACTGCAGTACATAAACTCTACCAAGTAAGTTGAGAAAACATCTACCACAGCAGTACCTAGAAAAAAGACAACAACATTCGGCATTgctaatgcttttttttttctcctcaaaTTCATGTAACAAAAAATGGTTAAAATCACATTTTTTGTAAGTAAATATAGAATTTGCAAACAAATCTGACAACAACAACAGCTGAAAAGGCCATCCTAGGTGCATTCAACCACATAGAATTTGAGGGGCggaagaaaacaatatcgacaTGCACTACCGGATAAAATTAACTTGGCCATTGAAAACTCAAACCTTGATTTGAATCATTGAAAACAGGAAGCCAACAGCTACAATTCTCCCGACCGAGGATTTCAAGGAGTTCAAACCAGCGCCAGTCGTCGCATACTTCTCTGCTCGAGGACCAGGAGGACTCACAGAAGCCATCCTAAAGGTCTAATTTTATCAAGAATCTTTCCAAGAGCACAAACTCATGATTTAATCTGTAGAAATATTTCACAACCTTACAAAATTATCTACTAGCATAGcagtgaaatttgaaatttcaactatgcccttcaaaatctaattttatcaCTTATAATATTCCCTTGTACTAGCAAAAGTGCTGTTAGTTTTCACAAGAAGCTGCAGTTGGAAGGCATATAAATGGAAATTTAAACTTTACAATGGTATATATGTTAAAGCTCCTAATATACGTAATTGATAGTGTTTCGTTTCTTTTGTTTGACAGCCTGATATTATGGCTCCGGGAGTGAGCATTCTTGCAGCATCAATTCCTGCAGTTGACATTGGAGCCGTTCCAGAAGGAAAGAAGCCATCAGACTTCGCTATAAAATCCGGGACGTCGATGGCTTGCCCGCATGTTGCAGGCGCCGCAGCCTTTGTGAGATCGGCTCACCCAAGATGGTCTCCTTCTATGATAAGATCAGCACTCATGACAACAGGTAACATTCAAGAAGTAAAATCTGACTCTTCCATGATATTTCGCATATTAGATATATGTATACACTTGATACTTGTCGTCGAATGGATCAAGAAACTAAACACAAAACACTTAGGAAGTTAAAATTACTGAAGTTTATGAGACAGCTACAGGTGCGCTAATTTTCTAAACATGGAATGTATTAATAAATGGCTTTTTGATGTTGCTCACACTATGGTTTGTTTCTGCatcaaattttttcttttctcctggGCAGATATTAATATAGTATTTGTACGTATAAGTTTGTCCCTTTATGTAAACTTGCCTTAGACAGCAAATTTTGCAGCAACCTCCAATCCCAAGAATTGAGACACGAAATACTAAGACAACAGAAAACACATTCAAACAACAAAGACAAACTTCGTGcttcttttttacaaaattgcTTGCTTTTTTCTAATAGTTACTAATGAACAGCTAAAAAATGAGTCTAATTATTCCCGAgagacaaaaattttaaaaggaaaTAAAATCAACAATATCAGTTAACAGAGAAATTCACATTTATTGTATCTTACGGAAATAATAGATAATTTATCATCCCAGTGTTTCTTCTCACACGTAGTTTTCCATCATATAAACTTAACAAATTCCTGCAAGAGAAGAGTATGAATCTTGTAGATTAACCATGCTTGTTCCTCATCACAGCTATCACAGTCAACAATCTTGGAAAGCCCCTAACAAGTAGCACGGGATCCGATGCAAACTATCATGACATGGGTGCAGGAGAAATAAGTCCGCTCCGAGCCCTGAGCCCAGGCCTAGTCTTTGAAACCACAGTAGATGATTACCTGCATTTCCTCTGCTACTACGGCTACAAGAATCAGATCATCAGGAAAATCTCAGGCACCAATTTCAGCTGCTCATTCAGTCCATCACCTCAACTCATCACCAACATCAACTACCCTTCGATCTCTATTGCGCAGCTTGATAGTAAAAAAGTAGTCATTGTTAGTAGAACTGCAACAAATGTTGGGCCATCAAACGCAACCTATATTGCAAGTGTTGATGCACCAGACGGACTAATGGTCAAGGTTTCACCTGACAGATTGGTATTTAATAGAAGAGGGATGAAGGCATCTTATGAGATCACTTTCAGTGCTATGGATGCAAATAAGGGTTACCGGTTTGGGTCCGTGATGTGGTCCGATGGGGCACACGTGGTTCGAACCGTCTTTGCAGTTAATGTTATATGACTTGCTTTTTGCTTCGGCTTTtgtctttgctttttttttaaaaaaaagaaattcttttcaaattttctaattagaACAGATGTCTTTGTGGGGATTTTCCTTATACTGTTTCCTTCAAGTTGTTCTTTATAATTTACGCCATGTTTTTCACAGAAAGGGTGTAATAATAGTTATGATTCGAGTttgctataaaattttaaggTGATAGTTCTGTAATGTTTCTTTTCATCTGATGTATGCAGAAAAGGTAATAAACCATTTTGACATTATAATTTTCAGTGTTTGGTCTTTTCACTGTTTTTAGTTCAAGTTTATGCAACTACTTCAAAATCATTTATCTATTTTGTGCCTATATTGGAACATTCGAGGACAGAAGGATATGTAAATGTGAGAAAACAACATAATTTCCAGCACTGTATGTACTAGGGACTATGTCCTCTGAAATTTCTGTTGTAAATTGACATTTCTTTGTTTTAACTCAAAAGGCACCAAATTTTCTGATacaaattacaataaaatacagaaaaatgaagaaaaggaGACAAGTTTATTGTTTTTGCACGGATATTGATCCAAACTTCTCATGTCATGAAGTACCAAACTAATAGCAATGATACTTGaacttccaatctaaccatatTAGGCGACCTTCCAATTCCAGATCATCAAAGTTTTTcaactattaatatttcatCACCAATTGTACAAAGACGAAAAAAGTTATCGGGCATGCATTTAGAGTGGTGACCTTAGCCAGGAAACTATGTGCATTTCATCTTCTAGCATCCacttttatccaaaaatttctCAAGTTTTGTAACGTTTCAATGAAGGCCATCATCATGTCAAAAGGATGAGCTCTGAACTGCACTAACACAAACTTTATTTGCGCAGAGGACCAACCTTCTAGAAGGCCTaccagaaagagagagataagttGCCCCAGATATCCTGGAAAACTACAAACGAAAATTCACTTCTTTTCAAGTTCTCATTTCTCACAATTAATAGCTCGAACTTTGTGCCTTTAACCAAATGATGAAAATCTGATGGGTCATCCCCATTAGTTAATTCAATTGAACTAAATTCGATGGAAATACCAACTGCTCTTAAGGCCTATGAACTTTCATGAGCTATTTAAAGCGATAACAGCAAAAAGTAATCAGTCGTGcttctcaaaaagaaaagaaaatcaggTTCGACCATATCAAGTGAAGATACATAAAACAATTTCTAGTAGTAGCAAATGGACAATCAGAaccaagtttaaatttttaaataactgAAGAAACAACACTTGACAATAATATAAGCTTTCATTTGAAAAAAGTGAAAAGAGAGCCCAAAAGCATGAGACTAGTAACGTACCATCTCACATACTGCGTCAAATCCGGTGGAGAGGAAAACGATTAGCAAGGAAGCTTACATTGAAACCAAGGATGCTGGCGAATTTCAGCAATGGTGATTCGCTTTGTAGGATCAATTTCTAGCATCCTTAAAATCAAATATCTTGCTCCATCAGACACATTTTCAGGAAGATCATATATTCCACCCTAAGAAACATTGCTGTGTGATTCAGTTTTGCACAAACTGACAggacaattaataaaaaaaaaaaaaaaaccatgtttTACCCTTATTTTCTTATGCAAGTTGGGTATGTTCTCATCCATAAAGGGAAGATGCCCACATATAAGAGCATAAAGGATAACACCACAGCTCCAAACATCAACTTCAGGCCCATTATGCGGTTTACGGGAAATTAGCTGCTCAATTGGTAATTTGTCAGAACACGTAATACATGAGAGCAAATTTACATCCAAAA contains the following coding sequences:
- the LOC109708870 gene encoding CO(2)-response secreted protease-like, producing MMLPSMANLVHFVFLIFVSHFLHATSNQIKESYVIYMGSFSQNRNPEAIQAAHLQILSSVIPSEEQERVYLTQSYHHVFEGFSAMLTEKEAAQLSGHSEVVSVFHDRFLQLHTTRSWDFLETESGLRSQRLNRRASNDVIIGIIDTGIWPESPSFNDAGLGEVPSRWKGVCMEGSDFKKTDCNRKLIGARYYNNLAESTQPPTNKSQIPEITSFGSPRDSVGHGTHTSSTAAGSIVTNASYYGLAQGVAKGGSPSSRIAMYKACSLGGCAGSTVLKAIDDAINDGVDIISISIGMSSIFQSDFLSDPIAVGAFHANQKGVLVVCSGGNDGPDPFTVVNSAPWILTVAASSIDRAFQSTIVLGNGSVLKGSAINFSNLSRYEQHPLVFGADVAAEFTPVSEASNCYPGSLDDDKTAGKIVVCVDTDPTVSRKVKKLVAEGARAKGLILIDEVEKGVPFDSGSFPFSQLSNDAGAQILQYINSTKKPTATILPTEDFKEFKPAPVVAYFSARGPGGLTEAILKPDIMAPGVSILAASIPAVDIGAVPEGKKPSDFAIKSGTSMACPHVAGAAAFVRSAHPRWSPSMIRSALMTTAITVNNLGKPLTSSTGSDANYHDMGAGEISPLRALSPGLVFETTVDDYLHFLCYYGYKNQIIRKISGTNFSCSFSPSPQLITNINYPSISIAQLDSKKVVIVSRTATNVGPSNATYIASVDAPDGLMVKVSPDRLVFNRRGMKASYEITFSAMDANKGYRFGSVMWSDGAHVVRTVFAVNVI